A window of Martelella mediterranea DSM 17316 contains these coding sequences:
- a CDS encoding FAD-dependent oxidoreductase, with protein MSEPVVEVLIIGAGPAGLAAAATLKRASVSVEIIEQRPTIGGAIFRQPIDGVTPIPQPRAAKARFARLRQAAENIPIHHEQVFIAVDGDGWVVTENRRTGHIEARRPQAVIIATGAVEKILPRPGWHLPGVSTAGGLQVMMKETGRPPQGRVLLAGNGPLLLAVAAQMTRLGNPPVAVVEAGAPFRAVAAGFQLFRFPQLLMESLGYMTTLLTRRIPVLQATTVRDIRRTDDGFAVTLADRNGRTREIIVDRVGLHDGIRPNDFALPPEGQPSPSHPLILHAGDGREALGSSAAEADGRKAAGQVIAALSGHAPRPEAMLAHMRAAQAVLDRIFAPVSGASPFAALPDDTILCRCEGKTAGDLKRLVLGVDAPSEREIKHNGRFAMGACQGRFCAHNTAAFMAELRPDQTVPAAKNLAGRRWPIRPVPIDAMITAASSPIEPKDQ; from the coding sequence ATGTCTGAGCCCGTGGTTGAAGTGCTGATCATCGGCGCCGGTCCGGCAGGGCTCGCGGCCGCCGCCACGCTGAAGCGCGCCAGTGTTTCGGTCGAGATCATCGAACAACGCCCGACGATCGGCGGCGCGATCTTCCGCCAGCCCATCGACGGCGTCACCCCGATCCCGCAGCCGCGCGCGGCCAAGGCGCGTTTTGCGCGGCTGAGACAGGCCGCTGAAAACATCCCGATCCACCATGAACAGGTCTTCATCGCGGTCGACGGCGACGGCTGGGTGGTCACCGAAAACCGCCGGACAGGGCATATCGAAGCGCGCCGGCCGCAGGCGGTGATCATCGCAACCGGGGCGGTCGAGAAAATTCTGCCGCGTCCCGGCTGGCACCTGCCCGGCGTTTCCACCGCCGGCGGCCTGCAGGTGATGATGAAGGAAACCGGACGGCCGCCGCAGGGCCGCGTCCTGCTCGCGGGCAACGGCCCGCTCCTTCTCGCCGTCGCGGCCCAGATGACGCGGCTTGGCAATCCGCCGGTGGCGGTCGTCGAAGCGGGCGCGCCCTTCAGGGCGGTTGCCGCCGGCTTTCAGCTTTTCCGGTTTCCCCAATTGCTGATGGAATCCCTCGGCTACATGACGACGCTGCTCACGCGGCGGATACCGGTTCTGCAGGCGACAACGGTGCGCGATATCCGTCGAACCGACGACGGCTTCGCCGTCACGCTTGCCGATCGGAATGGCCGCACCCGGGAAATCATCGTCGATCGCGTAGGCCTGCATGACGGTATCCGGCCCAATGATTTCGCATTGCCGCCGGAGGGTCAGCCTTCCCCAAGCCACCCCCTGATCCTCCATGCCGGCGACGGGCGCGAGGCGCTGGGCAGCAGCGCCGCCGAAGCCGATGGGCGCAAGGCCGCGGGCCAGGTGATTGCCGCGCTGTCCGGACATGCGCCAAGGCCCGAAGCAATGCTGGCGCACATGCGCGCGGCGCAGGCGGTGCTCGACCGGATCTTCGCACCGGTATCAGGCGCCTCCCCGTTCGCGGCGCTGCCCGATGACACGATCCTCTGCCGCTGCGAGGGCAAGACCGCGGGCGATCTGAAGCGGCTCGTGCTCGGCGTCGATGCGCCCTCGGAGCGCGAGATCAAGCACAATGGCCGCTTCGCCATGGGCGCGTGCCAGGGGCGGTTCTGCGCCCACAATACGGCAGCATTCATGGCCGAGCTCAGACCGGACCAGACCGTCCCCGCGGCCAAAAATCTGGCCGGCAGGCGATGGCCGATCCGCCCGGTCCCGATCGACGCGATGATCACCGCGGCTTCCTCCCCAATTGAACCGAAAGACCAGTGA
- a CDS encoding 2Fe-2S iron-sulfur cluster-binding protein produces the protein MSRGTFFFMGREIVFRPGETIAAALAAEGVTQFGADGLGQPTRYFCGIGACQGCVARVDGIARETCLTPAREGMQVESMEGGYV, from the coding sequence ATGAGCCGGGGGACATTCTTCTTCATGGGGCGCGAAATCGTCTTCCGCCCGGGCGAAACCATCGCCGCCGCCCTTGCCGCCGAAGGCGTGACGCAGTTCGGCGCCGACGGGCTCGGCCAGCCGACCCGCTATTTCTGCGGCATCGGCGCTTGCCAGGGCTGTGTCGCGCGGGTCGACGGGATCGCGCGCGAAACCTGCCTGACCCCTGCTCGCGAAGGCATGCAGGTGGAAAGCATGGAGGGCGGTTATGTCTGA